The following are encoded in a window of uncultured Sphaerochaeta sp. genomic DNA:
- a CDS encoding helix-turn-helix transcriptional regulator, which yields MNNETILLYRNAFERERMLSRLAGYPQLRLHAHRLGTHSPEIEMRNCICYCPDLPSVVQMKRMFPSKNLLIFCPKSMKMMCSLLEDQYTIVLSLTCSEPLLEMMLGRFLSAPHPHDGVNEHPAVLTRREHQVLTLMVSGQETRQIASLLGIKVSTVIAHKKHLFLKSGVHTTSQLIVWALFSLYR from the coding sequence ATGAACAATGAAACAATTTTACTCTATCGTAATGCCTTTGAACGAGAAAGGATGTTGAGTCGACTGGCCGGTTATCCTCAGCTGAGACTACATGCACACCGTCTTGGTACTCACTCCCCGGAAATTGAGATGAGAAACTGCATCTGCTACTGCCCCGACCTTCCCTCGGTTGTGCAGATGAAGAGGATGTTTCCGTCCAAGAACCTCCTTATCTTTTGTCCGAAATCGATGAAAATGATGTGTTCCTTGCTGGAGGACCAGTACACGATTGTACTCTCCCTTACCTGTAGTGAGCCACTGCTTGAGATGATGCTGGGGAGATTTCTCTCCGCTCCCCATCCTCATGATGGAGTCAATGAGCATCCTGCTGTTCTGACCAGGAGGGAACATCAGGTACTTACCCTTATGGTAAGTGGCCAGGAAACCCGTCAGATTGCCTCTCTCCTGGGTATCAAGGTGTCGACAGTCATTGCACACAAGAAGCATCTGTTCCTTAAAAGCGGGGTGCACACTACCAGCCAATTGATCGTGTGGGCACTGTTCTCGCTGTACCGGTAA
- a CDS encoding diphosphate--fructose-6-phosphate 1-phosphotransferase translates to MDISPLQKVRYAYQPKLPAILRESITKVSPKKGEATSAQSDADQIKALFPNTYGLPRVSFIAGDNNDITKKRNVGVILSGGQAPGGHNVISGIFDALKAANTENTLYGFKGGPSGILEDSYRIIDEEYLAAFRNTGGFDIIGSGRTKLETEAQFEVSAEVCKKHEIDALVIIGGDDSNTNAAVLAEYFLAKNHGIQVIGCPKTIDGDLKNESIEISFGFDTATKTYSELIGNIERDANSAKKYWHFIKLMGRSASHIALECALETQPNVCLISEEVEAKEQSLVSIVDYIAKVVAERAEDGNNFGIALIPEGLIEFIPEIKVLISQINNLLAKEEKAFNKIVDSSERIAFVAERLSKEAAQVFTILPEEIQKQLLMDRDPHGNVQVSRIETDKLLAQMVEEKLSVMKKEGSYTGKFSSMTHFFGYEGRCAFPTNFDADYCYSLGYNAFMLIGSGLSGYLSSVTNLAEPADNWEAGGIPITMMMNMEVRHGEDKPVIKKALVELDGKPFQYFAEHRDKWARETCYTYPGAVQYYGPAEVCDLTTVTLALEQAK, encoded by the coding sequence ATGGACATTTCCCCTTTGCAGAAAGTACGTTATGCCTATCAACCCAAGCTACCCGCAATTTTGAGGGAGAGCATCACCAAGGTATCCCCAAAGAAGGGAGAAGCTACCAGTGCACAATCTGACGCAGATCAGATCAAGGCACTCTTCCCCAACACATACGGACTCCCAAGAGTTTCGTTCATTGCCGGAGATAATAATGATATCACCAAGAAGCGAAACGTTGGAGTTATCCTGAGCGGCGGCCAGGCTCCTGGTGGACATAATGTCATCAGTGGAATATTCGATGCACTGAAGGCAGCCAATACGGAGAATACCCTGTATGGCTTCAAAGGTGGTCCTTCAGGTATTCTGGAAGACTCCTACAGGATCATTGACGAGGAATATCTTGCTGCATTCCGCAATACAGGCGGTTTTGATATCATCGGAAGCGGAAGAACAAAGCTTGAGACTGAGGCCCAGTTTGAGGTTTCCGCTGAAGTTTGCAAGAAGCATGAGATTGATGCCCTCGTTATCATCGGCGGAGATGATTCAAACACCAATGCAGCTGTCTTGGCTGAGTACTTCCTTGCCAAGAACCACGGAATTCAGGTAATCGGTTGTCCGAAGACCATCGATGGAGACCTGAAGAACGAATCCATTGAAATCTCCTTCGGATTCGATACAGCTACCAAAACTTACAGTGAGTTGATCGGCAACATTGAGAGAGACGCCAACAGTGCAAAGAAATATTGGCACTTCATCAAACTCATGGGCCGCTCAGCAAGTCATATCGCTCTTGAATGTGCGCTAGAAACCCAGCCCAACGTCTGCCTGATCAGCGAAGAGGTTGAGGCCAAGGAACAGAGTCTGGTAAGTATTGTGGACTACATTGCAAAGGTTGTTGCTGAGCGTGCAGAAGATGGGAACAACTTTGGTATTGCGCTTATTCCTGAAGGCTTGATTGAATTCATCCCTGAGATCAAGGTCTTGATCAGCCAGATCAACAATCTCCTTGCCAAGGAAGAGAAAGCTTTCAACAAGATTGTGGACAGCAGTGAGCGTATCGCCTTTGTCGCAGAGCGACTCAGCAAGGAAGCAGCCCAGGTATTCACCATTCTACCTGAAGAGATTCAGAAGCAGCTCCTGATGGACCGTGACCCTCATGGGAATGTACAGGTATCCAGGATCGAAACAGACAAGTTGCTTGCCCAGATGGTGGAAGAGAAACTTTCAGTCATGAAGAAGGAAGGCTCCTACACTGGCAAATTCAGCTCAATGACCCACTTCTTTGGCTACGAGGGCCGTTGTGCTTTCCCTACCAACTTTGATGCAGATTACTGCTACAGCCTTGGCTATAACGCATTCATGTTGATCGGTAGTGGTCTCTCTGGGTACCTTTCATCGGTAACCAACCTTGCAGAACCTGCTGATAATTGGGAAGCTGGTGGTATCCCCATCACCATGATGATGAATATGGAAGTACGCCACGGGGAAGACAAGCCAGTTATCAAGAAAGCCTTGGTGGAACTTGATGGAAAGCCTTTCCAGTACTTTGCAGAGCATCGTGACAAGTGGGCCCGTGAGACTTGCTACACCTATCCAGGTGCCGTGCAGTACTATGGACCTGCAGAGGTATGCGACCTTACAACAGTCACACTCGCTTTGGAACAGGCAAAATAG
- a CDS encoding DUF188 domain-containing protein, which yields MFTLYVDADSCPRNLRQIILKAVIRRNLTVYFVADRVLKDVEQAYQQHTNALRSEAKKQGINDQIALRDIKSPINQVQVEKGDDSADDWIVEHAEMPALAITHDIPLAGRLVEKGITVLDDRGNTYTKENMAERLSIRNAMTEFRELGIFSEQHSRMSGKQTKAFSDSFDALLTSMLKQYT from the coding sequence ATGTTCACCCTATATGTAGATGCGGACTCCTGTCCGCGAAACCTGAGACAGATCATTCTCAAGGCGGTAATCCGGCGAAATCTCACGGTATACTTTGTTGCAGACCGAGTGCTCAAGGATGTGGAGCAAGCCTACCAACAGCATACCAATGCCTTGCGTAGTGAAGCAAAGAAGCAGGGAATAAATGATCAGATTGCCCTCCGGGACATAAAGAGCCCTATCAATCAGGTGCAGGTGGAGAAGGGGGATGACAGTGCCGATGACTGGATTGTCGAGCATGCTGAAATGCCTGCCCTTGCCATCACCCATGACATTCCTCTCGCTGGTCGTCTGGTTGAGAAAGGTATCACTGTACTGGATGATCGGGGGAACACCTATACCAAAGAGAATATGGCAGAGCGACTCTCCATACGTAATGCCATGACAGAGTTCAGGGAGTTGGGAATTTTCAGCGAGCAACACTCCAGGATGAGTGGAAAGCAGACCAAGGCTTTCAGCGATTCGTTTGATGCATTGCTTACCAGCATGCTGAAGCAATATACCTGA
- a CDS encoding ABC transporter substrate-binding protein produces the protein MTGLKKISVLALALLMVVTSVFAQGTKEDASASGQVELTVLNYIDMSEPNSANEIKMVWDKFEEENPDIKLVREDLFNEPFHQKTEAYVASGQVPDVLYMWPSGRSTSLHTTNSVKDLMPFLEKDGLVDDYNPATTAPQFAGYLAELPNGVTTTHMLYVNAKVLRENGLDIPKSYEEMKAMVKPLKAKGIDLIAMDNMDAWVMQSCLFSMVVGRYGGVDWYDQLAAGKIDFTDDWFVKSLELIDDMYSSGMINRNSLSSPYGSSRGSFASGKAAFYIDGDWSTASFQTDITTGKALISPESQQNDFELMVIPNLPGEVIKNSNSGVVGTGWGMSANIPAGSAKEAAAWRLIKYLQGEYVQTYRLTTGASFPSNLNVDVEKVVEEKNLEPFIAKRAAYYAAHTPITPVIDGVLHSDVYNVINTGLQEIGLGDKAPAQVASEVQKAWDSWKKNQ, from the coding sequence ATGACTGGTTTGAAGAAAATTTCCGTACTGGCGCTTGCGCTACTGATGGTAGTAACATCAGTATTTGCCCAAGGTACCAAGGAAGATGCTAGTGCATCTGGGCAAGTAGAGCTTACCGTATTGAACTACATTGACATGTCCGAACCAAACAGTGCCAATGAGATCAAGATGGTTTGGGACAAGTTTGAGGAAGAGAATCCAGACATCAAGCTGGTCCGTGAGGATCTGTTCAATGAGCCTTTCCACCAGAAGACCGAAGCTTATGTTGCCAGTGGCCAGGTTCCTGATGTGTTGTATATGTGGCCCAGTGGTCGTTCCACCAGCCTTCATACTACCAATAGCGTGAAAGACTTGATGCCGTTCCTGGAAAAAGATGGTCTGGTAGATGATTACAATCCAGCAACCACTGCTCCTCAGTTCGCAGGATATCTTGCTGAACTTCCCAATGGTGTAACCACCACACACATGCTCTATGTGAATGCAAAGGTGCTCCGTGAGAATGGTCTCGATATTCCCAAGAGCTATGAAGAGATGAAAGCAATGGTCAAGCCATTGAAGGCAAAAGGCATTGATTTGATCGCCATGGACAACATGGACGCTTGGGTCATGCAGAGCTGTCTCTTCTCCATGGTCGTTGGACGTTACGGCGGAGTTGATTGGTATGACCAGCTTGCAGCCGGAAAAATCGACTTTACTGATGATTGGTTCGTTAAGTCCCTTGAGTTGATCGATGACATGTATAGCTCTGGAATGATTAACAGAAACAGCCTGAGCAGCCCCTACGGCTCCTCTCGTGGTAGTTTTGCAAGCGGAAAAGCTGCCTTCTACATTGATGGCGACTGGTCCACTGCATCCTTCCAGACTGATATCACCACCGGTAAGGCTCTGATCAGCCCCGAATCCCAGCAGAACGATTTCGAGCTCATGGTCATTCCCAACCTTCCTGGTGAAGTTATCAAGAACTCCAACAGTGGTGTTGTAGGAACCGGCTGGGGAATGAGTGCAAATATTCCTGCTGGTTCTGCCAAGGAAGCTGCTGCCTGGAGATTGATCAAGTACTTGCAGGGCGAGTATGTCCAGACCTACCGCCTGACCACTGGTGCTTCCTTCCCCTCCAACCTCAATGTTGATGTTGAGAAGGTAGTAGAAGAGAAGAATCTTGAGCCGTTCATTGCCAAGAGAGCTGCCTACTATGCCGCTCACACCCCGATCACCCCGGTTATCGACGGTGTCTTGCACAGTGACGTCTACAATGTCATCAACACCGGTTTGCAGGAAATCGGTCTTGGGGACAAGGCTCCTGCTCAGGTTGCCTCTGAAGTACAGAAAGCTTGGGACAGCTGGAAGAAGAACCAGTAA
- a CDS encoding glycoside hydrolase family 2 protein, protein MQTLNVNGIWRLRPLDNKAITPYCQYFLEHESIPCNLPGDIHSALLAAEVIADPYIGQQELDMQWVGQHDWVLSKTFDVDESLLTAGRAILTLKMADTIINIHLNGEEVGRLDNQFRRWRFDLGDILKPGENTLTLTFTSAEKQAIALAETLPYPIPYSEYPVSAKHRNLVRKSQCHSGWDWGPCILAMGVYEPIELSFIDEGIIEELTCDTIETGKDQWDAVVRVIYNAKQEQSLDCRLMLAGAEQEGTVHMKQGLNKLEFRLQCKQVKRWWPNGEGKATLYPLQLSVGSQQTEKRIGFRTLLVRTVAEPDGGKPMVFNVNGRDIFAKGTNWIPLDALPSRLTPDRYEYLLQSCVDANMNMIRVWGGGLYEKDVFYDLCDEKGLLVWQDCMFSCSMYPTNAEFLSSVEAELRYQVPRLKDHPSLALWCGNNEDLGAISWYEESRKNHIRYVIDYDRLNEGVVGRVIKELDPGRQWWPSSPSAGENDYSDNWHDDSKGDMHFWSVWHEGKSFEEYYSINPRFVSEFGFQSFPLLDTVKSYAPEEMWNLTSKVMEHHQKNPRGNSIIMENFTRYYRFPSSFAQMLYLSQVQQAKAMKMAIEYWRTTMPHCMGALYWQLNDNWPVASWSSIDYYGNWKLLHYAAKRFYSPALPIAYMKEDGIVEVYVVNDGPKEIKDAKLSVKFCTYEGKKLSKMEYRMDCKARSSSHMCTINLHKKRKIDRENTFIYLKLKSDDLYIENQLMLEKPKRSNLKNPEIKSEVTKTAGGFSVTVSCTYPAFEVALEAEGMSGVFSDNLFAIRPTAQKVVTFKPRGEVSLEDFKKKLKIYDLWGSSH, encoded by the coding sequence ATGCAAACACTCAATGTGAACGGAATCTGGCGTTTGAGACCATTGGACAACAAGGCAATCACTCCTTATTGTCAGTATTTTTTGGAACACGAGTCCATACCCTGTAATCTCCCTGGCGATATTCACTCAGCCCTTCTGGCGGCAGAAGTAATCGCAGACCCCTATATAGGTCAGCAAGAACTGGACATGCAATGGGTCGGGCAACACGACTGGGTGCTGAGCAAGACGTTCGATGTGGATGAATCATTGCTCACTGCAGGAAGAGCGATACTCACCTTGAAAATGGCTGATACCATCATCAACATCCATCTGAACGGAGAAGAGGTGGGCAGACTGGACAATCAGTTCCGTCGTTGGCGTTTTGACTTGGGAGATATACTCAAGCCAGGAGAGAATACACTCACCCTGACCTTCACCAGCGCAGAGAAGCAAGCAATAGCATTGGCAGAAACCCTTCCTTATCCAATTCCTTACTCTGAGTATCCTGTCAGTGCCAAGCACCGTAACCTGGTGCGCAAGAGTCAATGTCACAGTGGTTGGGACTGGGGTCCTTGCATTCTTGCCATGGGGGTCTATGAACCGATAGAACTCTCCTTCATTGATGAAGGTATCATCGAGGAATTGACCTGTGATACCATTGAGACGGGAAAAGATCAATGGGACGCAGTAGTGCGGGTAATCTACAACGCAAAACAGGAGCAGAGCCTTGATTGCCGTCTTATGCTTGCTGGAGCAGAGCAAGAAGGGACAGTGCACATGAAGCAAGGGCTCAACAAGTTAGAGTTCCGTCTTCAGTGCAAACAGGTAAAACGATGGTGGCCCAATGGAGAAGGAAAGGCAACGCTCTATCCTCTGCAACTGAGTGTGGGAAGCCAACAGACAGAAAAACGTATCGGGTTCAGGACCTTGCTTGTACGCACCGTTGCTGAACCAGACGGTGGGAAGCCCATGGTATTCAACGTCAATGGGCGTGATATCTTTGCAAAAGGTACCAACTGGATCCCACTTGATGCCCTCCCCAGTCGGTTGACCCCCGATCGCTATGAGTATTTGTTGCAGTCCTGTGTTGATGCAAACATGAATATGATTCGCGTCTGGGGAGGTGGCCTCTACGAAAAAGATGTGTTCTATGACCTTTGCGATGAGAAGGGACTGCTTGTGTGGCAGGACTGCATGTTCAGCTGCTCAATGTACCCAACCAATGCTGAGTTCCTCTCCAGTGTGGAGGCAGAGCTCCGGTACCAGGTACCAAGGCTGAAGGATCACCCGAGCCTTGCCCTCTGGTGCGGGAACAACGAGGATCTGGGTGCTATCTCCTGGTACGAGGAGTCGAGAAAGAATCATATCCGCTATGTCATAGACTACGACCGACTCAATGAGGGAGTGGTAGGAAGGGTCATCAAGGAACTTGATCCAGGCAGGCAGTGGTGGCCAAGCAGCCCAAGTGCTGGAGAGAATGACTACTCTGACAATTGGCATGATGACAGCAAGGGCGATATGCACTTTTGGTCGGTTTGGCATGAAGGCAAAAGCTTCGAGGAGTACTACTCCATCAACCCACGCTTTGTGAGTGAGTTCGGTTTCCAGAGTTTTCCGCTCCTGGACACAGTGAAGAGCTACGCCCCAGAAGAGATGTGGAATCTTACCAGCAAGGTGATGGAACACCACCAGAAGAATCCACGTGGTAACTCCATCATCATGGAAAACTTCACCAGATATTACCGCTTCCCCTCTTCTTTCGCCCAAATGCTTTACCTCTCTCAGGTACAGCAGGCAAAGGCGATGAAGATGGCGATCGAGTACTGGAGAACCACCATGCCACACTGCATGGGAGCACTGTACTGGCAGCTGAATGACAACTGGCCTGTTGCCTCCTGGTCCTCCATCGACTACTACGGCAACTGGAAACTGCTTCACTATGCAGCAAAACGTTTCTACAGTCCCGCCCTCCCGATCGCCTACATGAAGGAAGATGGTATCGTGGAGGTCTACGTGGTAAATGACGGGCCAAAGGAGATCAAGGATGCAAAACTTTCGGTAAAGTTCTGTACCTATGAAGGCAAGAAGCTGAGCAAGATGGAATACCGTATGGACTGCAAGGCAAGAAGCAGCTCTCATATGTGTACCATCAACCTCCACAAGAAACGTAAGATTGATCGGGAGAATACCTTCATCTACCTGAAGCTGAAAAGCGATGATCTCTACATCGAGAATCAACTGATGTTGGAGAAGCCGAAGCGGAGCAACCTGAAGAATCCTGAGATAAAGAGCGAGGTAACGAAAACAGCAGGAGGATTCTCCGTCACCGTAAGCTGTACCTATCCTGCTTTCGAGGTCGCACTGGAAGCTGAGGGAATGAGTGGGGTATTCAGTGACAATCTGTTTGCAATACGTCCTACCGCACAGAAAGTGGTCACCTTCAAGCCAAGAGGAGAAGTCAGCCTGGAAGATTTCAAGAAGAAACTGAAGATATATGATCTTTGGGGAAGTAGTCACTAA
- a CDS encoding glycoside hydrolase family 2 TIM barrel-domain containing protein translates to MYQEKPVNDLWLFRQGFSEDFLASELDDSAWQQVSLPHTPVQFAPGYHEEQFHWGSYTYRRQFSFDISDSQQVAIRFEGIANKADFYVDGVLCGSCEGAYLPYTLDLGARSSFTLTVVVSGDEDPSFPPFGGSMDYISFCGIYREVSLIIREKWYFTFLGVESHRTDSLTLKGRAENAEDQCVFVTLKDGSTTIEEASTTVKDGIFFLAMDGLDLQPWTLENPFLYTLVVRLGESDERILTFGSRSAQFTKDGFLLNGKPIPLVGLNRHQDYPFLGYAAPPSLQREDANILKELGVNLVRTSHYPQHPAFLDACDRLGLLVFEEIPGWQHIGKEKHWRDQCLQNVQGMIERDYNHPSIILWGVRINESPDDESLYRETNRIARSLDPNRATAGVRNLKKSQFLEDVYTYNDFSYAGRGRPLQKKSRVCTKEVPYLVSEFCGHMYPCKSFDSPEIRAEHALRHARVLDQGLATKGLSGVIGWCMHDYFTHANFGSGDQICYHGVMDIFRTDKAAAHIYRSQKDSPYVLSVLSSMDGGDYPGAALPPAVVATNCEEVRLRYNDRVVGLFHPQRKMFPHLSHPPVIVDDFIGDRLKAEPYLREREIPSLARLLGKVGRQGGSLKAGDVLRMGIFLKKHHLRYQDAVDLFTRYVGNWGSEGGIWVFEGLVGGEVVATETCRQGGKPSLHLIADRCNLTIKEATYDMVSVRVEVRKEGGHLPLPYAHIPLSVSISGVLSMATPSQINTIGGSAVIYLRTMGMVGESVLHVSSPVGDKTLQFTVV, encoded by the coding sequence ATGTATCAGGAAAAACCGGTCAACGACCTCTGGCTGTTCCGCCAAGGCTTCAGCGAAGACTTTCTCGCTAGCGAATTAGACGACTCTGCCTGGCAACAGGTCTCTCTTCCCCATACACCCGTGCAGTTTGCCCCTGGGTACCATGAGGAGCAGTTCCACTGGGGATCCTACACATACCGTAGGCAGTTCTCCTTCGATATATCCGATTCCCAGCAGGTTGCCATACGATTTGAAGGGATTGCAAATAAAGCAGACTTCTATGTGGACGGAGTGTTGTGTGGAAGCTGCGAGGGAGCCTATCTTCCCTATACGCTGGATTTGGGTGCTCGCTCCTCTTTTACCCTTACCGTGGTGGTCTCAGGGGATGAGGATCCCTCCTTTCCTCCCTTTGGTGGGAGTATGGACTACATCTCCTTCTGTGGCATCTATCGCGAGGTAAGCCTGATAATACGTGAGAAATGGTATTTCACTTTTCTTGGTGTGGAAAGCCATCGAACGGATTCACTTACACTCAAGGGTAGAGCAGAGAATGCAGAAGACCAGTGTGTGTTTGTTACGCTGAAAGACGGTAGTACAACGATTGAGGAGGCAAGTACCACTGTCAAGGATGGCATTTTTTTCCTTGCAATGGATGGCTTGGATTTGCAGCCATGGACCTTGGAAAACCCCTTTCTCTATACCTTGGTAGTTAGGCTAGGAGAGAGCGATGAGAGAATACTCACCTTCGGGAGTAGGAGTGCTCAGTTTACCAAGGATGGGTTCTTGCTGAACGGAAAGCCCATTCCACTCGTGGGGCTGAACCGCCACCAGGATTATCCCTTCCTGGGATATGCAGCCCCACCTTCACTGCAAAGGGAAGATGCAAACATTTTGAAGGAGCTCGGGGTGAATTTAGTCAGGACAAGCCACTATCCACAGCACCCTGCATTCCTGGATGCTTGTGACCGACTGGGCTTGCTTGTCTTCGAGGAGATTCCAGGATGGCAACATATCGGGAAGGAAAAGCATTGGAGAGATCAATGCCTGCAGAATGTGCAGGGGATGATCGAGCGTGACTACAATCATCCATCCATTATCCTCTGGGGTGTGAGGATCAATGAATCACCGGATGATGAGAGTCTCTACCGGGAGACCAACCGCATTGCGAGGTCTCTTGACCCCAACCGTGCCACAGCAGGGGTTCGTAACCTGAAGAAGAGCCAGTTTCTTGAAGACGTGTACACCTACAACGATTTTTCGTATGCCGGGAGAGGACGACCTCTACAAAAAAAGAGCCGGGTTTGCACAAAGGAAGTGCCATACTTGGTGAGCGAGTTTTGTGGCCATATGTATCCCTGCAAGTCGTTCGATTCCCCAGAGATAAGGGCAGAACATGCACTACGCCATGCAAGGGTGCTTGACCAGGGTCTGGCCACAAAAGGCCTAAGTGGGGTCATCGGGTGGTGTATGCATGACTACTTCACCCATGCCAATTTCGGAAGTGGGGATCAGATCTGCTACCACGGCGTGATGGACATATTCCGCACTGATAAGGCTGCTGCCCATATCTATAGAAGCCAGAAGGATAGCCCCTACGTCCTTTCGGTGCTCTCTTCCATGGATGGTGGGGATTACCCGGGAGCGGCACTCCCCCCTGCTGTGGTCGCCACCAATTGTGAAGAGGTCAGGTTGCGCTACAATGACCGTGTGGTAGGACTCTTTCATCCCCAGAGAAAGATGTTTCCTCATCTTTCCCATCCACCGGTTATCGTCGACGATTTCATCGGGGACCGACTGAAGGCAGAACCTTACCTGAGAGAGCGGGAGATACCATCCCTTGCCCGTCTGCTTGGAAAAGTGGGGAGACAGGGTGGATCTCTCAAGGCTGGCGATGTCCTTAGGATGGGTATTTTCCTGAAAAAACATCATCTTCGTTACCAGGATGCGGTCGATTTATTCACCAGGTATGTTGGAAATTGGGGGAGTGAGGGAGGCATCTGGGTCTTTGAGGGATTGGTAGGAGGGGAAGTGGTTGCAACTGAGACATGCAGGCAAGGGGGCAAGCCTTCCCTCCATCTTATTGCTGACCGTTGTAATCTCACCATAAAGGAAGCTACATATGATATGGTCTCCGTACGCGTGGAGGTGAGGAAGGAAGGTGGGCATCTGCCTTTGCCATATGCACATATCCCTCTCTCAGTCTCTATATCTGGAGTGTTGTCCATGGCAACTCCTTCACAGATAAACACCATCGGCGGTAGTGCAGTGATCTATCTACGTACCATGGGGATGGTGGGTGAGTCAGTATTGCATGTCTCATCTCCCGTGGGTGACAAAACCCTCCAGTTTACGGTAGTCTAG
- a CDS encoding diguanylate cyclase produces MKAKAKLRWNLKAFLLASLLTMLLLLTTYGLYTAWKSQYIEERKQRAQTELLNLRKNLFLLLGNQEMFTTLYGLRLEESLQEGIIPNLEDFHSYLTVLEKAKQSFSFATLAMDGLVLDQYPKEGGRQVGFDLKTLPMYRQHIEHLMRQASVSIDGPLYLDDGKPYLVFRYPLLVENKQAWGLLSLYFEMESFLLGAGLEDLSAQYRYHFSFSHLGGEDTYVWGEQILDDCDPVSMILSYSLLTWEMEIAPVDSWYNGELVLVLYAILGSLVSLGAGVLSYLRQIKLLTFMHRSHTDSLTGLLNKREFLVQIHEELRSGRPFALALLDIDNFKLLNDTHGHLSGDKALLTLVSTLKERLRRDDLVGRFGGDEFIIILRGCTQRETCLRIYEYISHVSVPLDGGSIEFAISMGVAFSPKDGSTSEALLEAADKRLYQAKREGKGRIRCTD; encoded by the coding sequence ATGAAGGCAAAAGCCAAGTTGCGATGGAATTTGAAGGCTTTTCTGTTGGCATCTCTCCTGACCATGCTCTTATTGCTCACAACATATGGGCTCTACACTGCCTGGAAGTCGCAGTACATAGAGGAGCGGAAACAACGTGCTCAGACTGAACTCCTGAACTTGCGCAAAAATCTGTTCTTACTCCTTGGTAACCAGGAGATGTTCACTACACTTTATGGCTTGCGCCTAGAAGAGAGTCTGCAAGAAGGAATCATTCCCAATCTGGAAGATTTTCACTCCTATCTAACCGTTTTGGAGAAGGCTAAGCAATCCTTCAGCTTTGCTACCCTGGCAATGGATGGCCTCGTCCTCGACCAGTATCCTAAGGAGGGAGGCCGTCAGGTAGGCTTTGATCTGAAAACGCTTCCCATGTATCGCCAGCATATTGAACACCTTATGAGACAGGCCTCTGTAAGCATTGATGGTCCCCTCTACCTGGATGATGGAAAACCATACCTGGTGTTCCGTTACCCACTTCTGGTGGAGAACAAGCAAGCATGGGGACTGCTGAGCCTCTACTTTGAAATGGAATCATTTCTGCTTGGAGCAGGTTTGGAAGATCTCTCGGCGCAATATCGCTATCATTTCTCATTCTCTCACCTTGGAGGAGAAGACACTTATGTATGGGGAGAGCAGATCCTGGATGATTGCGACCCGGTTTCCATGATACTCTCTTACTCCCTCCTTACTTGGGAGATGGAGATTGCCCCGGTAGATTCATGGTACAACGGTGAGTTGGTCTTGGTCCTGTACGCGATCTTGGGGAGCTTGGTTTCCCTTGGTGCAGGAGTATTGAGCTATCTTAGGCAAATCAAGTTGCTAACGTTCATGCATCGTTCCCATACGGATAGCCTTACTGGGCTTCTGAATAAACGGGAATTCCTTGTCCAGATACATGAAGAGCTCAGAAGTGGGAGACCCTTTGCGCTCGCGCTTCTCGATATCGACAATTTCAAACTGCTCAATGATACCCATGGGCATCTAAGTGGAGACAAGGCACTGCTGACTCTGGTCTCAACATTGAAGGAGCGTCTGCGACGTGATGACCTGGTAGGTCGTTTTGGAGGAGATGAATTTATCATCATCCTCAGGGGATGCACCCAGAGAGAGACCTGCCTTCGTATCTATGAATACATCTCTCATGTCTCAGTCCCCTTGGATGGTGGTAGCATTGAATTTGCTATCAGTATGGGGGTCGCCTTTTCTCCCAAGGATGGCAGTACGAGCGAGGCATTGCTGGAAGCTGCAGACAAACGGCTCTACCAAGCCAAGCGTGAGGGCAAGGGAAGAATCCGCTGTACTGACTGA